TCCTCTGTCATACAAAAATATAATTAGAAAATATTCTAAACAATTTGATGTGGATCCTTATTTAGTAGCAGCAATAATAAATGTTGAGAGTAATTTTAATAAAGATGCTATATCTTCTAAAGATGCCCGAGGGCTTATGCAAATTTCCCCAACTACAGGCAAATGGGCATCAGAGGTTTTAACAATAGAAAATTTTACTTTGGATAGATTATTTGAACCAGATGTAAATATAATGATAGGGACTTGGTATATAAATATGTTATCCAAAGAATTTAACAATGATTTATATTTAGTATTAGCAGCCTATAATGGCGGTAGTGGTAATGTAAGTAAGTGGCTAGAGGACAAAAAATATTGTGATGATGGAGAAAATTTAAGAAAAATTCCATTTAAGGAAACAGAGCAATATGTAGAGAAAGTGATTAAAAATTATGAAATATACAAGAAATTGTATGATGGTCAATTTGAAAATCTCAATGATGATAATAGTTCTTTGCTTATAATATTATTTCATAATATAAAAAAATTAATTAAAGCTTTTATAATATATAAATAATATAGATGGCAAAAGGGGGAGTGGATTTGAATTTTAATAAGGTGATACTTATAATATTGGCTTTAATCATGTTAATTGTAACAGTAGGATGTGAAAAAGATTTTCAAGATGACCATATGGTTGATTTAGATGTAGATGTAAATGTAGAAAAAGAGTATAAGCCTGAGTTTGGTGGTGAATTAATACTTCCTTTAACTATTATAAAAACATTAAATCCTTTAATAAACGAAAATGCAAGTTATTACTATTTTAGTAAACTTATATATGAAGGATTATTTGAGTTAGATGATAATTTGAATATTAAAAATCAATTAGCTGAAGATTATACTGTTAAGGACGGAGGAAGAGTAATTAGTATTAAACTTAGAGAAGATGTATTGTGGCATGATGGTGAAAAGTTTACGGCAGAAGATGTTGCTTTTACTATAAACACAATTAAATATGCTAATAATGATATTGGTTATAAAAAGATGTTTGATAATGCATTTGGCAGTTTCATAAATTCAGATATACGTAAAATTATAGATGTACAGGTGATTGATAGCTATAATATAGATATAATATTTAATAAAAAATTTAGTCATGAATTGGAAATATTGACATTTCCAATTTTACCAAAACATAAATTTGTATTAGAAAAGGAAGATAAAAATGCCTATATAAATGCATTAGCAGAAGAGGATTTTGTTCCTATTGGTACGGGACCATATATGTTTGAAAAATACGATAAACATAAAACTATTTTTTTAAAAGCTTATGAACAATATAGAGAAGGTAGACCTTATATAGATAGTATAGTTGGGAAAATGTTAGAGGATGATGAATTATCTTTAGTAGCTTTTGAAACTGGACAAGTTCATCTTACTACAGCTTTAGATATAGATTGGGAAAAATATGATCAAAACAATAAAATTAGAATATATGAATTTATTTCGCCTAATTATGAATTTTTAGGATTTAATTTTTCAAATAGTATTTTTAGGAAAGAGGGAAGTAATAAACTAAGAAAGGCATTTGCTTATGGGATAGACAGACAGTCTATAATTCAGAGGGTGTATTTAGGGCATGGGACTCAAACAGATTTACCAATTTACCCTAATTCATGGCTTTTATCAGAAGATTCTAATATCTATGGATACAATCCGTCCAAAGCCAAAGAAGAATTAGATAAATTAGGTTGGAAAGATGTAGATGGAGATGGGTTTTATGAAGATGAGCAAGGTAAAAAAGTTCAATTAAGGCTTATTACTAATTCATATAATCCTTTAAGATTAAAAGTGGCAGACATGATAGTAGAGAATTTGAATGACATAGGCATTTTTGTAGTTAAGGATTATCCAGAAAAAATACCTGAAAATATAACAGAGGAAATGAGAGAAGAACAATGGGAGCAAGTAAAAAACCGAATATTAAAAGGAGATTATGATATAGCTTTATTAGGTTGGCATTTATCAGTAATTCCAGAATTATCTTTTGCTTTTCATTCTACTCAAATAAAAGCAGGTACTAATTTTATTAGATACAATAATAAAATGATGGATGAAGCTTTAATTGAAACTTTTATTTCAGCGAATAGAAATGATAAACTAAGAGCTTATGAAAAATTACAAACTATAATAAATGAAGATTTACCCTATGTAAGTTTGTTTTTTATAAATGAGGCTTTACTTGTGGATAAAAAGGTTATGGGAGATATAGATCCAACATTTTTTAATATTTATAGAAATATTGAAAAATGGTATATACCTAAAGAATTTCAGCAGGAGACAGTTGATAAAAAATGAAAATGTATTATAATGTATATGTATA
This portion of the Keratinibaculum paraultunense genome encodes:
- a CDS encoding lytic transglycosylase domain-containing protein, with amino-acid sequence MIWKGKLFKNVLIFLTIFFSMLLIINLYFNISYPLSYKNIIRKYSKQFDVDPYLVAAIINVESNFNKDAISSKDARGLMQISPTTGKWASEVLTIENFTLDRLFEPDVNIMIGTWYINMLSKEFNNDLYLVLAAYNGGSGNVSKWLEDKKYCDDGENLRKIPFKETEQYVEKVIKNYEIYKKLYDGQFENLNDDNSSLLIILFHNIKKLIKAFIIYK
- a CDS encoding peptide ABC transporter substrate-binding protein codes for the protein MNFNKVILIILALIMLIVTVGCEKDFQDDHMVDLDVDVNVEKEYKPEFGGELILPLTIIKTLNPLINENASYYYFSKLIYEGLFELDDNLNIKNQLAEDYTVKDGGRVISIKLREDVLWHDGEKFTAEDVAFTINTIKYANNDIGYKKMFDNAFGSFINSDIRKIIDVQVIDSYNIDIIFNKKFSHELEILTFPILPKHKFVLEKEDKNAYINALAEEDFVPIGTGPYMFEKYDKHKTIFLKAYEQYREGRPYIDSIVGKMLEDDELSLVAFETGQVHLTTALDIDWEKYDQNNKIRIYEFISPNYEFLGFNFSNSIFRKEGSNKLRKAFAYGIDRQSIIQRVYLGHGTQTDLPIYPNSWLLSEDSNIYGYNPSKAKEELDKLGWKDVDGDGFYEDEQGKKVQLRLITNSYNPLRLKVADMIVENLNDIGIFVVKDYPEKIPENITEEMREEQWEQVKNRILKGDYDIALLGWHLSVIPELSFAFHSTQIKAGTNFIRYNNKMMDEALIETFISANRNDKLRAYEKLQTIINEDLPYVSLFFINEALLVDKKVMGDIDPTFFNIYRNIEKWYIPKEFQQETVDKK